The genomic segment GGCGGCGGGTATTTAGTAATACATTTACATAGTTTTGTGCAAGTACCAAAGTCGCACAATAAATACAATTTGTCCAATAGCATAAGCCCCAATAATAGTGAAACATGGGACTACTGTCATATATCCGGTGAAAATCAAAGCAAAAATAGAAACAGCAATCGTAACATTCATTACCTTGAAGCCACTTGCCATAGCAGCATTACTAAGCGAAATATTTCTCTCGTCATTTTCCTCTATTTCCATTTCTTTGGTTTTCTTAACGAACAAGTCGCACACACCAGATACAATCAGCAAAATTCCAATGAGAGATGTACCTACTACTATTAAGTCGGGACGTGGCACAGGTATTATTTCATGTACTCCCAAACCGTATGTTAGCAATCCTCCCAGTAGAATAATCATTCCTGTAACTGTCATTAAAATCAACAACCTTTTTTTCATAATCAATCCTCCTCGTAAATAAAAATTTCTTCAATACTCATGTTGAAATATCTGGCAATCTTAAATGCCAACTGAATAGATGGGTTATAGCGTCCGTTTTCCAAAGAGCCGATGGTCTGTCGTGATACTTCCAATGCATTTGCTAAATCTTCTTGCTTTATGCCTCGTTGCTTTCGTAATTCTTCCAGGCGATTTTTCATGTCATCCTCCTCTCTTATGGAAAGTTAACTTTCCATGCTTCCATTATATCACATAGTTCTTTTATGTCAAGTTAGCTTTCCATTTGCAT from the Blautia wexlerae DSM 19850 genome contains:
- a CDS encoding helix-turn-helix transcriptional regulator; protein product: MKNRLEELRKQRGIKQEDLANALEVSRQTIGSLENGRYNPSIQLAFKIARYFNMSIEEIFIYEED